From Solwaraspora sp. WMMD1047, the proteins below share one genomic window:
- a CDS encoding FxsB family cyclophane-forming radical SAM/SPASM peptide maturase, producing MLKVHSRCNLACDYCYMYELADRSTLFDPAVMSDQVFERTCSRIAEHVKAHRIDRVRVVFHGGEPLLAGLGTLTSRTRRLRELLPARSIDVAMQTNGVLLTESMVDQLASCGVRVGISLDGDRVANDRHRRHRDGRTSFPAVDRALRLLANRPESFAGILCVVDVDNDPVRTYESLTGYHPPVLDFLLPHANWDQPPPGWSPDSTRYGDWLVQVFERYYTAPARHGTVRLFEEIIRLLCGAPSRTETVGLSPVATIVINVDGAYEQIDTLRSAYPGAVRTDLNVFADPLDAAMAHPAIRTRQAGVSSLSTQCGKCPIRQVCGGGYYPHRYRAGSFLNPSIYCADLDRLIRHISSRLQVDLAKVKKDSHVDTSIE from the coding sequence GTGCTGAAGGTCCATTCCCGCTGCAATCTTGCCTGCGACTACTGCTACATGTACGAACTCGCCGATCGGAGCACGCTTTTCGACCCCGCGGTCATGTCGGATCAGGTTTTCGAACGGACCTGTTCGCGCATCGCGGAACACGTCAAGGCGCACCGGATCGACCGCGTGCGCGTGGTTTTCCACGGTGGCGAGCCGTTGCTGGCCGGGTTGGGGACGCTCACCTCGCGGACCAGGCGGCTGCGGGAACTGCTGCCCGCCCGATCGATCGATGTCGCCATGCAGACGAACGGCGTCCTGCTCACAGAGTCGATGGTGGACCAACTTGCCTCCTGCGGAGTCCGCGTCGGCATCAGTCTCGACGGTGATCGGGTCGCCAACGACCGACATCGGCGACACCGCGACGGACGGACGAGTTTCCCCGCGGTGGACCGTGCGCTTCGACTGCTCGCCAACCGTCCGGAGTCGTTCGCCGGAATCCTCTGCGTGGTGGACGTCGACAACGATCCGGTCCGGACGTACGAGTCCCTGACAGGTTACCATCCGCCGGTCCTGGACTTCCTGTTACCGCACGCGAACTGGGACCAACCGCCGCCCGGCTGGAGCCCCGATTCCACCCGCTACGGGGATTGGCTGGTGCAGGTCTTCGAGCGGTACTACACGGCGCCGGCGCGGCATGGCACGGTCCGCCTCTTCGAGGAAATCATCCGACTGTTGTGCGGCGCCCCCAGCCGCACCGAAACCGTCGGACTGAGCCCGGTCGCCACGATTGTCATAAACGTGGACGGCGCCTACGAGCAGATCGACACCCTCCGATCAGCTTACCCTGGCGCGGTGCGGACGGATCTCAACGTGTTCGCCGATCCGCTGGACGCCGCGATGGCACATCCGGCGATCCGGACCCGCCAGGCCGGGGTCTCCAGCCTCTCGACCCAGTGCGGGAAATGCCCGATACGTCAGGTCTGCGGGGGTGGATACTATCCACACCGGTACCGCGCCGGCTCATTCCTGAATCCATCCATCTACTGCGCGGACCTCGACCGCCTGATCAGGCACATCTCCAGCCGGCTGCAGGTCGATCTTGCCAAGGTGAAGAAAGATTCCCATGTCGACACATCTATTGAGTGA
- a CDS encoding HEXXH motif domain-containing protein has translation MSDSEFDQLAGGLGDAALIARLRDGQISKRMLHLRLLLDRLPGSDPLHDHFALLVAADRKRPGVKQKVLGQPHVGTWLAEMVRRVHNGANGGPPSREDLDYLGCVAAVAAWQAGLEFQLKLAPVGHGLMVPEHGLAMVTPDTPVVVSGDADAIHIDQVTIPTGPGGPTRRWQAMRTLRAECDGLGIALRLDDLDPFRDRHRLGASSRLPDGVVLEWQRALTDAWALLTRHHRPYAEAIAAGLTTIVPLDSPSSNAGSNVTSTDAFGATAMTRPADGIGFALGLLHEFQHAKLGALIDIVELYERDEDAIHYAPWRDDPRPVGAVLQGIYAFAGVTDFWRVQRRVQAGGAARVAEAEFVRWRDLVWSTHRTLAATGRFTAPGRRFLDGLREAQQPWQSEPTSTEARMLAAQAAADHRVGWRLRNHHPDPPAVTRLADDYLAGRQCPATTLAVQVRPQPDRMLSVSNRLDLTRLRLTDPDRFAALAQTAGAEVSAGDLALAATDYAAARVAYQDRIVSDPDDLDAWIGLTLAFDRDPASPVKLAAPEICLATYRELRGRGRGCDPVELAGWLAPAAVTSVVAPGRS, from the coding sequence TTGAGTGATTCCGAATTTGATCAACTCGCGGGCGGCCTGGGCGACGCGGCCCTGATCGCCCGACTCCGCGACGGGCAGATCAGCAAGCGGATGCTCCACCTCCGCCTCCTGCTCGACAGGCTACCCGGCAGCGACCCCTTGCATGATCACTTCGCGCTGCTGGTCGCCGCCGATCGGAAACGTCCGGGCGTCAAGCAGAAGGTCCTCGGACAGCCGCACGTCGGGACCTGGCTCGCCGAGATGGTGCGCCGGGTGCACAACGGGGCGAACGGAGGGCCGCCCAGCCGCGAGGACCTCGACTACCTCGGCTGCGTCGCGGCGGTCGCCGCCTGGCAGGCCGGGCTGGAGTTCCAGCTGAAGCTCGCTCCCGTCGGCCACGGTCTCATGGTGCCGGAGCACGGGCTGGCCATGGTCACGCCGGACACACCCGTCGTCGTCTCCGGCGACGCCGACGCCATCCACATCGATCAGGTGACCATCCCCACCGGGCCGGGTGGCCCCACCAGGCGGTGGCAGGCGATGCGCACGCTCCGGGCCGAGTGCGACGGGCTCGGCATCGCGCTGCGGCTGGACGACCTCGATCCGTTCCGCGACCGGCATCGGCTGGGCGCCTCGTCCCGGCTGCCCGACGGCGTGGTACTGGAGTGGCAACGGGCGCTCACCGACGCCTGGGCCCTGCTCACCAGACACCATCGCCCGTACGCCGAAGCGATCGCCGCCGGACTGACGACGATCGTGCCGCTGGACTCACCGAGCAGCAACGCGGGCAGCAATGTCACCAGCACGGACGCGTTCGGCGCGACGGCGATGACCCGCCCGGCTGACGGCATCGGGTTCGCACTCGGCCTGCTGCACGAGTTCCAACACGCCAAGCTGGGCGCATTGATCGACATTGTCGAGCTGTACGAACGAGACGAAGACGCCATCCACTATGCACCGTGGCGGGACGACCCCCGGCCGGTAGGAGCCGTGCTGCAGGGAATCTACGCCTTCGCCGGCGTAACGGACTTCTGGCGGGTCCAGCGACGAGTGCAGGCCGGCGGTGCCGCGCGGGTGGCGGAAGCGGAGTTCGTGCGCTGGCGCGACCTGGTGTGGAGTACGCACCGCACCCTCGCCGCGACGGGCCGCTTCACCGCGCCGGGTCGGCGTTTCCTCGACGGGCTGCGCGAAGCGCAGCAGCCGTGGCAGTCCGAACCCACCTCGACCGAGGCACGAATGCTGGCCGCCCAGGCGGCAGCGGACCACCGGGTGGGCTGGCGGTTGCGCAACCACCACCCGGATCCGCCCGCCGTCACCCGGTTGGCGGACGACTACCTCGCCGGTCGACAGTGTCCCGCGACAACCCTCGCAGTTCAGGTGCGGCCCCAGCCCGACCGGATGCTCTCGGTCAGCAACCGACTGGACCTGACCCGCCTGCGGCTCACCGACCCGGATCGCTTCGCGGCGCTGGCGCAGACAGCAGGAGCGGAGGTGTCCGCCGGAGATCTCGCGCTGGCGGCGACCGACTACGCCGCCGCGCGCGTCGCGTACCAGGATCGGATCGTCTCCGATCCCGACGATCTCGACGCCTGGATCGGCCTGACCCTGGCCTTCGACCGGGACCCGGCCAGTCCGGTGAAACTCGCCGCACCCGAGATCTGCCTGGCCACGTACCGAGAGTTGCGCGGCCGTGGTCGCGGCTGCGACCCGGTGGAGCTGGCCGGTTGGCTGGCGCCCGCCGCGGTCACGTCGGTGGTGGCTCCAGGTCGCAGTTGA
- the fxsA gene encoding FxSxx-COOH cyclophane-containing RiPP peptide → MEIMTKNGHFDLVDLSEVSLEKLGELPESVFARSLRRIMGDIEQPHDVVAGWNSAI, encoded by the coding sequence ATGGAAATTATGACCAAGAATGGTCACTTCGACCTCGTTGATCTTTCCGAGGTGAGCCTGGAGAAACTGGGCGAGCTGCCGGAGAGCGTCTTCGCCAGGTCACTGCGCCGAATCATGGGCGACATTGAACAGCCGCACGACGTAGTGGCTGGTTGGAATTCGGCTATTTGA
- the fxsT gene encoding FxSxx-COOH system tetratricopeptide repeat protein: protein MTTASSTPPGSGQRPPGNIITFYSYKGGAGRTMALANVAWILASAGHRVLAVDWDLESPGLHRYFKPFLLDKNLRTSRGVIDMVRDYADAMLQPLSEGEDPDWISTYTDVLRYAVSLDWEFDPPPAEADETGQSHRRPAGYLDLLPAGRQDSTYTTAVGTFDWTAFFERLGGNAFLEALASNMRENYDYVLVDSRTGVGDGTGICTIRLPDTVVASFTMNDQSMDGAVAVARSIVRQREQSVRLLPVPMRVEDAEQGKLEAGRDHARRSFAPFLPRMSAEQFDRYWGDIEIPYKPFYAYEEILAPFGDRPRQEGTLLAAYERLTREVSGGAVENLVAMDERRRRRWLPAFERTRPGTGVDLLISYAAVDRMWAEWIGGELSDTGLRVNLREVDFSSPTAGVDTLGESETSQVVALLSQDYVQSPNAAELWKQTIDREPTGSHQYLVPIRLDSARLPLLFTGREPLELAGLSEERAREQLLAAFERPDLPGRETGSAGSGTLARKRFPNAEPPIWNVPPRNVTFTGRRALLEDIRDRLSAADTVVAPQALHGLGGVGKTQTALEYAHRFRADYDVVWWVSARQLSVVRGSLAELADQLGVAAGTSVSERVQEALASLRRGQPFRRWLLIYDNAEEPAELRDLIPQGPGHTLLTTRNQAWPGQAMTVEVGVFSRAESIAFLRRRAMRLTEAEASVIAERLGDLPLAVEQAGAWLATTGDQVETYLERLDRQLPQMLSEELPPDYQETGAQPWLVSLGSLRERNPAAAKLLEVCAFFAAEPIPMPLVTSERFASILVPYDSTLRDPLLVQRAIREIGRYALARIEASRSSAQPAPGRSADDSGAPSVQLHPLVQAVIRVSLPTEEANRNREHVHAILAERNPKDPDRPENWPRYAELWPHIIPAKTVTSEQPEVRQLLLDMARYLWKRVDYTTCEELATEAIDRWQRHSGKNDPQTLLMRFHLANALRLRARYSAAYEIDRDVHERLQSALGAEHPYTLMVASSLAGDLRALGRFTEARDLDEQTEPIARDVFGEYNALALNAAHNLAVSLRLVGDLRRALQLDEDTLNRRRAALGERHPNTLYSAGNYGRDLRDTGDLRESRRVLEATVEAHREVLGADHPETLRAMKNYAVTLRKIGEFDRSQEMSMDTLVRTQRVFQGPDHPDVQACAMNLACDESALGQDEAALRRAAPVYEWWRQNMGEDHLFTLAYGSNVAIFLRKVGRAEEGYQLNQKMVDRFAAVAGADHPYTLAATINLSNCLYDRGDFEAARQTDEQEYERIRRLLGPDHPDTLAAANNLATSRTAVGDRAGAQELRRSVLPIFRRVLGDDHPNTIALTEENRLNCDLEPPPT from the coding sequence GTGACGACTGCGAGCAGTACCCCACCGGGGTCGGGCCAGCGGCCGCCCGGCAATATCATCACGTTCTACTCGTACAAGGGCGGTGCCGGGCGGACGATGGCGCTGGCCAACGTCGCCTGGATCCTCGCCAGCGCGGGGCACCGGGTCCTCGCGGTCGACTGGGACCTCGAATCACCTGGTCTGCACCGGTACTTCAAGCCGTTCCTGCTGGACAAGAATCTGCGTACCTCGCGCGGTGTCATCGACATGGTCCGGGACTACGCCGACGCGATGCTGCAGCCGTTGTCGGAGGGTGAGGACCCGGACTGGATATCCACCTACACCGACGTTCTGCGCTACGCAGTGTCGCTGGACTGGGAGTTCGATCCACCGCCGGCCGAGGCGGACGAGACCGGACAGTCCCACCGGCGCCCGGCCGGATACCTGGACCTGCTTCCCGCCGGCCGGCAAGACTCCACCTACACCACCGCGGTCGGCACCTTCGACTGGACCGCGTTCTTCGAGCGGCTGGGTGGCAACGCCTTCCTGGAGGCGCTCGCGTCGAACATGCGTGAGAACTATGACTACGTCCTGGTCGACAGCCGCACCGGCGTCGGCGACGGCACCGGCATCTGCACGATCCGCCTACCGGACACCGTCGTCGCGTCGTTCACCATGAACGACCAGAGCATGGACGGAGCGGTGGCGGTCGCCCGGTCGATCGTCCGGCAGCGCGAGCAATCCGTCCGACTCCTGCCGGTGCCGATGCGGGTCGAGGACGCGGAGCAGGGCAAGCTCGAGGCGGGCCGTGACCATGCCCGGCGGAGCTTCGCCCCCTTCCTGCCGCGGATGAGCGCCGAGCAGTTCGATCGTTACTGGGGGGACATCGAGATTCCCTACAAGCCGTTCTACGCCTATGAGGAGATCCTCGCGCCGTTCGGGGACCGACCGCGCCAGGAGGGGACGCTGCTGGCCGCCTACGAGCGTCTCACCCGCGAGGTCAGCGGGGGCGCGGTGGAGAACCTGGTGGCGATGGACGAGCGGCGGCGTCGGCGCTGGCTGCCGGCATTCGAGCGGACCCGCCCCGGAACCGGTGTGGACCTGCTGATCAGCTACGCGGCGGTGGATCGGATGTGGGCGGAGTGGATCGGTGGGGAGTTGTCCGACACCGGCCTGCGGGTGAACCTGCGCGAGGTGGATTTCTCCTCACCGACCGCCGGCGTCGACACGCTCGGTGAATCCGAAACCAGCCAGGTCGTCGCCCTGCTCTCCCAGGACTATGTCCAGTCCCCGAACGCCGCGGAGTTGTGGAAGCAGACGATCGACCGGGAGCCCACCGGCAGCCACCAGTATCTGGTGCCGATCCGGCTGGACAGTGCCCGGCTGCCGTTGCTGTTCACCGGCCGCGAACCGCTCGAACTCGCCGGTCTGAGCGAGGAGCGGGCGCGGGAACAGCTTCTCGCCGCCTTCGAACGTCCGGATCTGCCCGGTCGGGAGACCGGCTCCGCCGGTTCAGGAACGCTGGCCCGGAAGCGATTCCCCAACGCTGAGCCACCCATCTGGAACGTGCCACCACGCAACGTGACCTTCACCGGTCGCCGGGCGTTGCTCGAGGACATCCGCGACCGACTCTCCGCCGCGGACACCGTGGTGGCGCCACAGGCCCTGCACGGCCTCGGCGGCGTGGGCAAGACCCAGACCGCGCTGGAGTACGCCCACCGGTTCCGGGCCGACTACGACGTGGTCTGGTGGGTGTCGGCCCGGCAACTGAGCGTTGTCCGGGGCTCCCTCGCCGAGCTGGCCGACCAGCTGGGGGTGGCGGCCGGCACGAGCGTCTCCGAACGGGTCCAGGAAGCACTCGCGTCGTTGCGTCGTGGCCAGCCGTTCCGGCGGTGGCTCCTGATCTACGACAACGCCGAGGAGCCGGCCGAGCTGCGTGATCTGATTCCCCAGGGTCCCGGCCACACCCTGTTGACCACCCGCAACCAGGCATGGCCGGGTCAGGCCATGACGGTCGAGGTGGGCGTCTTCAGCCGCGCCGAGAGCATCGCGTTCCTGCGCCGCCGGGCGATGCGCCTCACCGAGGCCGAGGCGTCGGTTATCGCGGAGCGGCTCGGCGATCTTCCGTTGGCCGTCGAGCAGGCCGGTGCGTGGCTGGCGACGACGGGGGATCAGGTCGAGACCTACCTTGAGCGGCTCGACCGGCAACTGCCGCAGATGCTGTCGGAGGAGCTACCTCCGGACTATCAGGAGACCGGGGCTCAGCCATGGCTGGTCTCCCTGGGCAGCCTCCGGGAGCGCAACCCGGCGGCCGCCAAGCTGCTGGAGGTGTGCGCCTTCTTCGCGGCCGAACCGATCCCGATGCCGCTGGTGACCAGCGAGCGATTTGCGTCGATCCTGGTGCCGTACGATTCCACGCTCCGCGATCCGCTGCTGGTGCAGCGGGCCATCCGGGAGATCGGCCGGTACGCGCTGGCCCGGATCGAGGCCAGCCGGTCGTCCGCCCAGCCCGCGCCGGGTCGTTCGGCGGACGATTCCGGCGCGCCGAGCGTCCAGCTGCATCCGTTGGTGCAGGCCGTGATCCGGGTTTCGCTGCCGACTGAGGAGGCGAACCGCAATCGGGAGCACGTGCACGCCATCCTGGCCGAGCGGAACCCGAAGGACCCGGACCGGCCCGAGAACTGGCCGCGCTACGCGGAGCTCTGGCCACACATCATTCCGGCGAAGACGGTGACGTCGGAGCAGCCGGAGGTTCGACAGCTGCTGCTCGACATGGCGCGATATCTCTGGAAGCGCGTCGACTACACCACCTGCGAGGAGCTCGCGACCGAGGCGATCGACCGGTGGCAGCGCCATTCCGGGAAGAACGATCCGCAGACCCTGCTGATGCGGTTTCACCTGGCGAACGCCCTGCGGTTGCGGGCCCGGTACTCGGCGGCGTACGAGATCGATCGTGACGTGCACGAACGGTTGCAGAGCGCGCTGGGCGCGGAACATCCGTACACGCTCATGGTGGCCAGCAGCCTCGCCGGCGACCTCCGCGCGTTGGGGCGCTTCACCGAGGCCCGCGACCTGGACGAGCAGACCGAACCGATCGCCAGGGACGTCTTCGGCGAGTACAACGCCCTGGCCCTCAACGCGGCGCACAATTTGGCGGTCTCGCTGCGGCTCGTCGGCGACCTGCGCCGGGCGCTGCAACTCGACGAGGACACCCTCAACCGGCGGCGCGCGGCACTGGGCGAGCGGCACCCCAACACCCTCTACAGCGCGGGGAACTACGGACGTGACCTGCGGGACACCGGAGACCTGCGGGAGTCACGGCGGGTCCTCGAGGCAACCGTGGAGGCGCATCGGGAGGTGCTCGGCGCGGACCATCCGGAAACCCTACGGGCGATGAAGAACTACGCGGTCACGCTTCGGAAGATCGGTGAGTTCGACAGGTCGCAGGAGATGAGCATGGACACGCTGGTGCGCACCCAACGGGTGTTCCAGGGGCCGGACCACCCCGATGTCCAGGCCTGCGCCATGAACCTCGCCTGCGACGAGTCGGCGCTCGGCCAGGACGAGGCGGCGCTACGCCGGGCCGCGCCGGTGTACGAATGGTGGCGGCAGAACATGGGTGAGGATCACCTTTTCACGCTCGCCTACGGCAGTAACGTGGCCATCTTCCTGCGCAAGGTCGGCCGGGCGGAGGAGGGTTACCAACTGAACCAGAAGATGGTCGACCGGTTCGCGGCGGTCGCCGGCGCCGACCACCCCTACACCCTTGCGGCGACCATCAATCTGAGCAACTGCCTGTACGACCGGGGCGACTTCGAGGCGGCCCGGCAGACCGACGAGCAGGAGTACGAGCGCATCCGCCGGTTGCTCGGCCCGGACCACCCCGACACGTTGGCCGCCGCGAACAACCTCGCGACCAGCCGGACGGCGGTCGGTGACCGGGCCGGCGCACAGGAGCTACGGCGATCCGTGTTGCCGATATTCCGCCGGGTCCTCGGCGACGACCACCCCAACACGATAGCCCTCACCGAGGAGAACCGGCTCAACTGCGACCTGGAGCCACCACCGACGTGA
- a CDS encoding Ig-like domain-containing protein, with translation MRHATHRTRRTRVAALTALAVVLILAPPATARAQAVTPIASINFQPATAAVPAGHTADTGAAYDAARGRGWIRQDSVGSTAVPLDLTANTRNRNRSGVDARLNTLIHLQYGDTGGGNGVASAGAWEYALPAGTYQVTVSAGDQSPYDSLHTIRVEGVAAVEGFRSTAGQEYRAATVTVPVADGRLTVDAIGGTNTKLTHLQIARVSDDTDPPPVPTGLTVTPGDSQVALAWTAGTAPDLAGYRVYRDGALISGTALLTTSGYADTTAVNGTGYGYAVSAVDADGNESARSATVTATPAAYALRVNFSDAATPPPAGYLRDSGEAFGTARGYGWLTLTGPTPLSLVGNGRNRGTAQPDVRLATLLHAQLPAGGNGVSTPGRWEAAVPAGSYTVTVSVGDAGTATDSAHWLSVEDQNAVAAFAPTAAVRHASATRVVTVTDGRLTLSPASGTNTKLNYVDIASVPAAAAIPSVRAATPANLATGVPQTTSVVLDLRLPGGGVDPATLTASTVTLARAADGAAVDANVITSGGGDVVNLSPTAPLQPATRYRLTLTAGVRDIAGRAFSPYTMVFSTGTVVGPGGPVAFDQTLGVATGAPFTTVVVGPDNRLYAGTLDGRIHRFPINADGTLGTGTVITTVRDHATAAGLAGAPNRTVIGMAFDPASTAAAPILWITDNYRYVGSLNVPDWSSRIARLTGPNLGTYTDAVINLPRSVKDHETNSLAFGPDGALYLTQGSNNAMGAPDATWGNRPERLLSAAVLRLDPDLLPTGGPLDAKTGEGGDYHPWAPGAALTIHASGVRNAYDLVWHRNGHLYVPTNGSAAGGNTPGTPDPLPAACDRRIDGDPYPGPAVPALTGVPTAETDYVFDVDPGRYYGHPNPARCEWVLAGGNPTAETDPFQVPAYPAGTAPDPNLDLAGMYDAGLHASANGVIEYRGGAFDGALAGRLLVVRYSAGQDIITFDVAAGGALANRTTGRTGFTGFNQPLDLVEHLPTGNLYVTELGASRISLLRPSPAGSLRNGR, from the coding sequence ATGCGACACGCGACCCACCGGACCCGCCGGACGCGGGTGGCCGCCCTCACCGCCCTCGCCGTCGTCCTCATCCTCGCGCCGCCGGCCACGGCCCGGGCGCAGGCGGTCACCCCGATCGCGAGCATCAACTTCCAGCCGGCCACCGCCGCCGTGCCGGCCGGCCACACCGCCGACACCGGCGCCGCCTACGACGCCGCCCGGGGCCGGGGCTGGATCCGGCAGGACAGCGTGGGCTCGACCGCCGTACCGCTCGATCTGACCGCAAACACCCGCAACCGCAACCGGTCCGGCGTCGACGCCCGCCTGAACACCCTCATCCACCTGCAGTACGGCGACACCGGCGGCGGCAACGGCGTGGCCTCCGCCGGAGCCTGGGAGTACGCGCTGCCCGCCGGCACGTACCAGGTGACGGTCTCGGCCGGTGACCAGTCGCCGTACGACAGCCTGCACACCATCCGGGTCGAGGGCGTCGCCGCCGTCGAGGGGTTCCGCTCCACCGCCGGCCAGGAGTACCGGGCCGCCACCGTGACCGTGCCGGTTGCCGACGGGCGGCTCACCGTGGACGCGATCGGCGGCACCAACACCAAGCTCACCCACCTGCAGATCGCCCGGGTGAGCGACGACACCGACCCACCGCCGGTGCCGACCGGGCTGACCGTCACCCCGGGCGACAGCCAGGTGGCCCTCGCCTGGACCGCCGGCACCGCACCGGACCTCGCCGGCTACCGGGTCTATCGGGACGGCGCCCTGATCTCGGGCACTGCCCTGCTGACCACCAGCGGGTACGCCGACACCACCGCCGTCAACGGCACCGGGTACGGCTACGCCGTCAGCGCGGTCGACGCCGACGGCAACGAGTCCGCCCGCTCCGCCACCGTGACCGCCACCCCCGCCGCGTACGCGCTGCGGGTGAACTTCTCCGACGCGGCGACCCCGCCACCGGCCGGCTACCTGCGCGACTCCGGGGAGGCGTTCGGCACCGCGCGCGGCTACGGGTGGCTGACCCTGACCGGCCCCACCCCGCTGAGCCTGGTCGGCAACGGCCGTAACCGCGGCACCGCCCAGCCCGACGTACGGCTGGCCACCCTGCTGCACGCCCAGCTTCCGGCCGGCGGCAACGGCGTGTCGACCCCCGGGCGGTGGGAGGCCGCCGTCCCGGCCGGGTCGTACACGGTGACCGTCAGCGTCGGCGACGCCGGCACGGCCACCGACAGCGCCCACTGGCTCAGCGTCGAGGACCAGAACGCGGTGGCCGCCTTCGCGCCGACCGCCGCGGTCCGACACGCCAGCGCCACCCGGGTGGTCACCGTCACCGACGGCCGGCTCACGCTGAGCCCGGCCAGCGGCACCAACACCAAACTCAACTACGTCGACATCGCCAGCGTCCCGGCCGCCGCCGCGATCCCGAGCGTGCGGGCCGCCACCCCCGCGAACCTGGCCACCGGCGTACCGCAGACCACAAGCGTCGTGCTGGACCTGCGGCTGCCCGGCGGCGGCGTCGACCCGGCCACCCTCACCGCGTCGACGGTCACCCTGGCCCGGGCCGCCGACGGCGCGGCGGTCGACGCCAACGTCATCACCAGCGGCGGCGGGGACGTGGTGAACCTCTCCCCCACCGCGCCGCTGCAGCCGGCCACCCGCTACCGGCTCACCCTCACGGCCGGGGTACGCGACATCGCCGGGCGCGCCTTCTCCCCGTACACCATGGTTTTCAGCACCGGGACCGTCGTCGGACCCGGCGGGCCGGTCGCCTTCGACCAGACCCTCGGGGTGGCCACCGGCGCCCCGTTCACCACCGTCGTGGTCGGGCCGGACAACCGGCTCTACGCCGGCACCCTGGACGGCCGGATCCACCGGTTCCCGATCAACGCCGACGGCACCCTCGGCACCGGCACGGTCATCACCACCGTGCGGGACCACGCCACCGCCGCCGGGCTGGCCGGCGCTCCCAACCGGACCGTCATCGGGATGGCGTTCGACCCGGCCTCGACCGCCGCCGCGCCGATCCTCTGGATCACCGACAACTACCGGTACGTCGGCTCACTGAACGTCCCCGACTGGTCCAGCCGGATCGCCCGGCTGACCGGCCCGAACCTCGGCACCTACACCGACGCGGTGATCAACCTGCCGCGTTCGGTGAAGGATCACGAGACCAACTCGCTCGCGTTCGGTCCCGACGGCGCGCTCTACCTCACCCAGGGTTCCAACAACGCGATGGGCGCGCCGGACGCCACCTGGGGCAACCGTCCGGAACGGCTGCTCAGCGCGGCCGTGCTGCGGCTGGACCCGGACCTGCTGCCGACCGGCGGCCCACTGGACGCCAAGACCGGGGAGGGCGGCGACTACCACCCGTGGGCGCCGGGCGCGGCGCTGACCATCCACGCCAGCGGCGTGCGCAACGCCTACGACCTGGTCTGGCACCGCAACGGGCACCTGTACGTGCCGACGAACGGCTCGGCGGCCGGCGGGAACACCCCCGGCACGCCGGACCCGCTGCCGGCGGCCTGCGACCGGCGGATCGACGGCGACCCGTACCCCGGGCCGGCCGTGCCGGCGCTGACCGGGGTGCCGACGGCCGAGACCGACTACGTCTTCGACGTCGACCCCGGCCGCTACTACGGCCACCCGAACCCGGCCCGGTGCGAGTGGGTGCTGGCCGGCGGCAATCCGACCGCGGAGACCGACCCGTTCCAGGTGCCGGCGTACCCGGCCGGCACCGCGCCGGACCCCAACCTCGACCTGGCCGGCATGTACGACGCCGGCCTGCACGCCTCGGCCAATGGGGTGATCGAGTACCGGGGTGGCGCGTTCGACGGCGCCCTGGCCGGCCGGTTGCTGGTGGTGCGCTACTCCGCCGGCCAGGACATCATCACGTTCGACGTGGCGGCCGGTGGGGCGCTGGCCAACCGGACCACCGGGCGCACCGGCTTCACCGGGTTCAACCAGCCGCTCGACCTGGTCGAGCACCTGCCGACCGGCAACCTCTACGTCACCGAGCTGGGCGCCAGCCGGATCAGCCTGCTGCGACCGAGCCCGGCGGGCTCGCTCCGCAACGGCCGCTGA